From Cyanobacteria bacterium GSL.Bin1, one genomic window encodes:
- a CDS encoding sulfatase-like hydrolase/transferase has protein sequence MMKHSFLYRCGKLLVAIALSITLLLTNNFPFGSSAIAAEVSSEPAQTMIQLPKPDPEFKGKVGKTYKDSVPSYPEPVEAPEGDPNVLIILLDDVGFGMTSTFGGPVPTPNLDKLASNGISYNRFHTTALCSPTRAALLTGRNHHSVGTGVIIETGTGYPGYTGIIPKSTALISETLNDNGYATAMFGKWHNTPEPDISPAGPFNRWPTGLGFDYFYGFNQGEAHQYYPNLYRNTVPVSPPKTPEEGYHFTADMTDEAIAWTRNVRAADKDKPWFVYFSTGAVHAPHHVPPEWREKFKGQFDGGWDEQRKSIYNKQLEMGIIPEGTKLTPRPEEIPAWEEVPEAAKTVYTRLMENYAGYMAHTDYHIGRLIDALEESGELDNTLIFYIVGDNGASAEGGLEGTFSEVASLLGIQLGLESTINRLDEIGGPTSEPHVPVGWAWAMDSPFQWTKQVASHFGGTRNPMVVHWPNGIQSKGEMRDQFHHVIDIAPTILEATKIPEPTEVNGIEQKPIEGVSMLYSFDDQNAEDKRTTQYFEMFVNRGIYDEGWMASSHFGVPWNTATREGDFLNAPWELYNLEEDFSQANDLAEENPKKLQELQAKFVEEAEKYNVFPLDPRLSERFDPKLRGSGEPPTRWTYYGNDVRLPEPVGPQLFPRGHTIAADVTIPQEGAEGVITCAGSFSAGWSLYVKDNKPNFRYTVFDIGDVTIPGTVDLPKGKVTVKSEFTPDESQQGGGTLKLFVNDKPAGEGKLTRSLFRHGLEPFEVGRDSITAIAPDYQDQGKFEFTGQINQVNFALK, from the coding sequence ATTATGAAACATTCCTTTCTCTATCGATGCGGCAAGTTGCTTGTCGCGATCGCGCTCTCAATTACTCTACTGCTGACGAACAATTTCCCCTTTGGCAGCAGCGCGATCGCGGCCGAAGTTTCTAGCGAACCGGCTCAGACAATGATCCAACTGCCCAAACCCGACCCAGAATTTAAGGGCAAAGTGGGCAAAACCTATAAAGATTCTGTTCCCAGCTATCCCGAGCCAGTGGAGGCTCCGGAAGGAGACCCGAATGTGCTAATCATCCTGCTCGATGATGTGGGCTTTGGCATGACCTCGACCTTTGGCGGACCGGTTCCCACTCCCAATCTGGACAAGCTCGCCAGTAACGGAATTTCTTACAATCGTTTTCATACCACCGCCCTATGCAGTCCCACCCGCGCTGCCCTCCTGACTGGGCGCAATCATCACAGTGTCGGTACTGGGGTCATTATTGAAACCGGGACCGGCTATCCCGGCTATACGGGCATCATTCCCAAAAGCACCGCTCTCATCTCAGAAACTTTAAATGACAACGGTTACGCCACCGCTATGTTTGGCAAGTGGCACAATACCCCAGAGCCAGACATTAGCCCGGCTGGACCGTTCAACCGCTGGCCCACTGGCTTGGGATTTGACTACTTCTACGGCTTTAACCAAGGAGAAGCGCACCAATACTATCCCAACCTCTATCGGAATACAGTCCCCGTCAGTCCGCCGAAAACGCCTGAAGAAGGCTATCACTTTACTGCGGATATGACCGATGAAGCAATCGCTTGGACGCGCAACGTCAGAGCGGCTGATAAAGATAAACCGTGGTTTGTTTACTTCAGCACGGGAGCCGTACACGCTCCCCATCACGTTCCCCCAGAGTGGCGGGAAAAGTTTAAAGGACAGTTTGATGGGGGTTGGGATGAACAGCGCAAATCGATCTATAACAAACAGCTAGAGATGGGCATCATCCCCGAAGGGACTAAACTCACCCCCCGTCCAGAAGAAATTCCCGCCTGGGAAGAAGTGCCTGAAGCGGCGAAAACCGTCTATACGCGGCTGATGGAAAACTATGCTGGATACATGGCGCATACCGACTATCACATCGGTCGCCTCATTGACGCTTTGGAAGAATCTGGAGAATTAGACAACACCCTAATTTTCTACATTGTTGGCGATAATGGCGCTAGTGCTGAAGGCGGTTTGGAAGGGACTTTTAGTGAAGTGGCAAGTCTGCTGGGTATTCAGTTGGGATTAGAGAGTACCATCAATCGACTTGACGAAATCGGCGGACCCACCAGCGAGCCTCATGTTCCCGTCGGTTGGGCTTGGGCAATGGATTCTCCTTTTCAGTGGACGAAGCAGGTTGCCAGTCACTTCGGCGGGACTCGCAACCCGATGGTAGTACATTGGCCAAATGGCATTCAGTCTAAAGGGGAAATGCGCGACCAGTTTCATCACGTAATTGACATCGCACCGACCATTCTCGAAGCCACGAAAATCCCCGAACCAACCGAAGTCAATGGGATTGAGCAGAAACCCATTGAGGGTGTTAGTATGCTTTACTCGTTTGATGATCAAAATGCTGAGGATAAACGAACCACCCAATATTTCGAGATGTTTGTCAATCGGGGGATCTATGACGAGGGCTGGATGGCTTCTAGCCACTTCGGCGTTCCTTGGAATACCGCCACTCGCGAGGGCGATTTTCTAAATGCCCCTTGGGAGCTTTACAACCTCGAAGAAGATTTTAGTCAGGCGAATGATCTCGCGGAAGAGAACCCGAAAAAACTACAGGAATTGCAAGCTAAGTTCGTCGAAGAAGCCGAGAAGTATAATGTCTTCCCCCTCGATCCCCGACTTTCCGAGCGCTTCGATCCGAAACTGCGAGGGAGTGGTGAACCGCCGACCCGTTGGACTTATTACGGCAATGACGTGCGCCTACCCGAGCCAGTCGGTCCGCAACTCTTCCCCAGAGGGCATACGATCGCTGCTGATGTCACGATTCCGCAAGAAGGTGCCGAAGGCGTGATTACCTGTGCCGGATCGTTTTCGGCGGGTTGGTCGCTATACGTCAAAGACAATAAACCCAACTTCCGCTATACAGTCTTTGATATTGGGGATGTGACGATTCCGGGCACAGTTGACTTGCCCAAGGGCAAAGTGACGGTCAAAAGTGAGTTTACTCCCGACGAGTCTCAACAAGGAGGCGGCACCCTCAAGCTGTTTGTCAACGATAAGCCAGCCGGAGAGGGCAAATTAACCCGCTCTTTGTTCCGTCACGGTCTAGAACCTTTTGAAGTGGGTCGCGACTCCATTACCGCGATCGCGCCTGACTATCAAGACCAAGGCAAGTTTGAGTTCACCGGGCAAATTAATCAAGTCAATTTCGCTTTGAAGTAG